In the genome of Fulvivirga maritima, one region contains:
- a CDS encoding sigma-54-dependent transcriptional regulator, which yields MLSGKILVIDDDDFILLTVKMFLEQYYSEIKTINSPLHIEDELTDKDYDLALLDMNFQQGETSGKEGLKWLRKIKELSPATQVLLMTAYGEVNLAVEAMKEGATDFIVKPWQNEKLLATVQTAMALAQQQREIEKLESRNKILSSTADSAFSNMIGKSRAMKSVIYIISKVAHTDADVLILGENGTGKEVAARAIHRASNRAHQAFISVDLGSISESLFESELFGHKKGAFTDAKEDRIGRFEAASGGTIFLDEIGNLTPALQAKLLTVLQSRKVTKLGTNHAVDIDVRIICATNSNLKEMVKQGEFREDLLYRINTVEITIPPLTERLADMPLLIQYFLTLYGNKYHKKDLIISEEVIKKLQKHNWPGNIRELQHAIERAVILCEGHELTTSDFSFLSQRDVNQVFDDYNLENLEAWAIHNAIKKHQGNISHAAKELGLSRGAMYRRMDKYNIK from the coding sequence ATGCTATCTGGAAAAATATTGGTCATTGATGATGATGATTTCATACTGCTCACGGTAAAAATGTTTTTAGAGCAGTACTATAGCGAAATCAAAACTATCAATTCTCCCTTACATATAGAAGATGAACTTACAGATAAGGATTATGATCTGGCACTTCTTGATATGAATTTTCAGCAAGGTGAAACCTCAGGAAAAGAAGGCTTAAAGTGGCTTAGGAAAATAAAGGAACTATCACCCGCCACTCAGGTATTACTCATGACAGCCTATGGAGAAGTAAACCTTGCGGTGGAAGCCATGAAAGAAGGAGCTACAGATTTTATAGTGAAACCCTGGCAAAACGAAAAACTGCTAGCCACTGTACAAACGGCTATGGCGTTAGCCCAACAGCAGCGAGAAATAGAAAAGTTAGAATCAAGAAACAAGATACTTTCCTCCACAGCAGATTCAGCGTTTTCTAATATGATAGGCAAATCACGAGCTATGAAAAGCGTGATTTACATCATCAGCAAAGTAGCACACACTGATGCTGATGTGCTTATTCTTGGTGAAAACGGTACTGGAAAGGAAGTAGCTGCCAGGGCCATCCATCGGGCTTCTAATCGAGCTCACCAGGCTTTTATAAGTGTAGATCTAGGCTCCATTTCTGAAAGCCTCTTTGAAAGTGAATTGTTCGGCCATAAAAAAGGGGCCTTTACTGATGCTAAAGAAGATCGCATTGGTAGGTTTGAAGCAGCTTCTGGAGGCACTATCTTCCTGGATGAGATTGGCAACCTCACTCCTGCTCTACAAGCTAAGCTTTTAACCGTGCTGCAAAGCAGAAAAGTAACCAAACTAGGTACAAACCACGCTGTAGATATTGATGTAAGAATCATCTGCGCTACTAACAGTAACCTAAAAGAAATGGTGAAACAAGGAGAGTTTAGAGAAGACTTATTATATAGAATTAATACAGTTGAAATAACCATACCACCACTGACCGAAAGGTTAGCCGACATGCCTCTTTTGATCCAGTATTTTTTAACACTTTATGGAAATAAATATCACAAAAAAGACCTAATCATATCAGAGGAGGTAATCAAAAAACTGCAAAAGCACAATTGGCCAGGCAACATTCGTGAACTACAGCATGCTATAGAAAGGGCTGTAATATTATGCGAAGGCCATGAACTTACTACTTCTGACTTTTCATTCCTTAGTCAGCGAGATGTAAATCAGGTCTTTGATGATTATAACCTTGAAAATCTGGAAGCCTGGGCTATTCATAATGCCATTAAAAAGCACCAGGGCAACATTAGTCATGCCGCTAAAGAGCTAGGTCTTTCTCGCGGAGCCATGTACCGACGAATGGATAAATACAATATAAAGTAA
- a CDS encoding nicotinate phosphoribosyltransferase yields MILTNLTATYTDLYQITMGQVYFLKGAANDRVVFDYFFRKIPFKGGYAIYAGLQDVLEILQNLSFSADDLEYLKSQGFNKDYVDSLKDFKFRGCIYSAPEGDLIFPTRPILRVEATMLEAQLIETVLLNIINFQSLIATKAARVKQVAKDKILSDFGLRRSHALGGLSASRATIIGGFNSTSNVLAGKDYDIPIAGTMAHSFIQSYDDELAAFRDFAEGRPDDCILLVDTYDTLKSGVPNAITVGKEMEAKGKKLVAIRLDSGDLAYLAKKARKMLDDAGLPYVKIAASNQLDEYVIKSLMDQQAPIDIYGVGTNLVTGQPDAAFDGVYKLCLSNDQPRIKLSENLSKTTLPDRKQVWRLYDQDGFLFGADAISLYDETDIDVMHHAYEPHKQLDIRNITKKPLLKKVFDNGEILTGSPSLSDISKYSQEQLSLLPDEYKRFEYPHNYKIGISSKLRALRNDLREKYKVKKG; encoded by the coding sequence ATGATACTAACCAACCTAACGGCCACCTACACTGATTTATATCAAATCACTATGGGGCAAGTCTACTTTTTAAAAGGTGCAGCAAACGATAGAGTTGTATTCGACTATTTCTTCAGAAAAATACCATTTAAAGGAGGATATGCCATATATGCCGGCCTTCAGGATGTACTGGAGATATTACAGAATTTGAGCTTTTCTGCTGATGACCTTGAGTATTTAAAAAGCCAGGGCTTTAATAAAGACTATGTAGACTCTTTAAAGGATTTTAAATTCAGAGGCTGTATTTATAGTGCTCCGGAGGGAGACCTCATTTTCCCTACCCGACCTATTTTAAGGGTAGAGGCTACTATGCTGGAAGCTCAGCTGATAGAAACTGTTCTTTTAAACATTATCAACTTCCAATCATTAATAGCTACAAAGGCGGCCAGAGTAAAGCAAGTGGCTAAAGACAAAATCTTAAGTGATTTCGGGCTTAGAAGATCTCATGCTTTGGGTGGCCTTTCAGCTTCCCGAGCTACCATTATTGGAGGTTTTAACTCTACCAGTAATGTATTAGCAGGCAAAGATTACGATATTCCTATTGCGGGCACCATGGCTCATTCATTTATTCAGAGCTATGATGATGAACTAGCTGCTTTTAGAGATTTTGCTGAAGGCAGACCGGACGATTGTATATTATTGGTAGACACGTATGACACTTTAAAAAGTGGGGTACCTAATGCCATAACGGTAGGAAAAGAAATGGAAGCGAAAGGCAAAAAGCTAGTAGCCATTCGTTTAGACAGTGGTGACTTGGCTTACCTGGCTAAAAAAGCTCGTAAAATGCTTGATGATGCAGGCTTACCTTATGTAAAAATAGCCGCGTCTAACCAGCTAGATGAGTATGTAATCAAAAGTTTGATGGACCAACAAGCTCCTATAGACATATATGGTGTAGGCACTAACCTGGTAACAGGCCAGCCCGACGCTGCCTTTGATGGAGTCTACAAACTGTGCCTCAGCAATGATCAGCCAAGGATAAAACTATCAGAGAATTTATCTAAGACTACATTACCTGACAGAAAGCAAGTATGGAGACTTTATGATCAGGATGGTTTCTTGTTTGGAGCTGATGCTATAAGTTTATACGATGAGACAGATATTGACGTTATGCACCATGCGTATGAACCTCATAAGCAATTAGACATTAGAAATATCACTAAAAAACCTCTATTAAAAAAGGTATTTGATAACGGAGAAATATTAACTGGCTCTCCATCATTAAGTGATATCAGCAAATATTCTCAGGAGCAGCTGAGCCTACTCCCAGATGAGTATAAGAGATTTGAATATCCACATAACTATAAAATAGGAATTAGCAGTAAGCTAAGAGCATTGAGGAACGATTTACGTGAGAAATACAAAGTTAAAAAAGGATGA
- a CDS encoding sensor histidine kinase has protein sequence MSKNFRLKVILRILILTCILCLLIYCLLVAEKYLRSVYLGVFATISILEFIYFIDKTNRNFTTFLTALLQNDFTTSFAETGNTRSLNDLHSTYNKITRKFHDLNSEKEMHHLYLEALVEHVKVGILSYDENEKIHLINNALKELLQKPQLLYLSGLKSVSPELLQVVQSLKPGENKLIKLTIDGSLLHLNIYAAEFKLKDHYHKLISFQNIKNELDANEMDAWQKLIRVLTHEIMNSVTPISSLSDTLHQIVQREENFNETTVEKVLQGLDAIRNRSMGLQSFTQAYRSLTQLPSPKYELFKTELLIDNVIHLLSPLLKNVDLKVIYEAENIQILGDPKLLAQVLINLLKNGLEATEKSPEPRLCIKVNQTPRVSIEIQDNGSGIADDKIDQIFIPFFTTKPNGSGIGLALSQQIMRLHNGQITVSSSQAGTTFKLEF, from the coding sequence ATGTCTAAAAACTTCAGGCTTAAAGTCATTTTAAGAATCCTTATTCTCACCTGCATACTCTGCTTACTCATCTACTGTTTGTTGGTAGCAGAAAAGTATTTGAGGAGTGTGTATTTAGGCGTATTTGCTACAATCTCCATTCTTGAATTTATTTATTTCATAGATAAGACCAATAGAAACTTCACCACATTCCTTACCGCCCTCTTACAAAACGATTTTACTACTTCTTTTGCAGAAACGGGAAACACTAGATCATTAAACGATCTTCATTCTACTTACAATAAAATAACCCGTAAGTTTCATGACCTCAATTCTGAAAAGGAAATGCACCATTTATATCTGGAAGCATTGGTTGAGCACGTCAAAGTAGGCATTTTGAGCTATGATGAAAATGAGAAAATTCACCTTATTAATAATGCTTTAAAAGAGTTACTTCAAAAACCTCAACTCCTCTACCTCAGCGGATTAAAATCTGTTAGCCCAGAGCTTTTACAAGTAGTTCAATCTCTAAAACCAGGAGAAAACAAACTGATAAAATTAACAATAGATGGCTCCCTGCTGCATTTAAATATTTATGCCGCTGAGTTTAAGTTAAAAGACCATTATCATAAGCTCATTTCATTCCAAAACATTAAAAACGAACTAGATGCTAATGAGATGGATGCCTGGCAAAAGCTGATCAGAGTGCTCACTCATGAAATTATGAACTCTGTAACGCCTATAAGCTCATTATCAGACACTCTGCACCAGATAGTTCAAAGAGAAGAAAATTTCAATGAAACTACGGTAGAAAAAGTACTACAAGGTTTAGATGCTATCAGAAACAGGAGCATGGGCTTACAATCATTCACTCAAGCCTACCGAAGCCTCACGCAATTACCCAGCCCAAAGTATGAGCTTTTCAAAACAGAATTACTTATTGATAATGTAATTCACTTACTCTCCCCTCTCCTAAAAAACGTAGACCTAAAAGTGATTTATGAAGCCGAAAACATTCAAATACTGGGAGATCCTAAATTACTGGCTCAGGTTCTTATCAACCTCTTAAAAAATGGGCTTGAAGCTACTGAAAAATCGCCAGAGCCCAGGCTATGTATTAAAGTAAATCAAACCCCAAGAGTAAGCATAGAAATTCAGGATAATGGTAGTGGTATAGCTGATGATAAAATAGATCAGATTTTCATTCCCTTTTTCACTACCAAGCCTAACGGATCAGGAATAGGCCTGGCCTTATCTCAACAAATTATGCGCCTGCATAATGGCCAAATCACTGTAAGTAGCAGCCAAGCTGGCACCACATTCAAGCTAGAGTTTTGA
- the ahcY gene encoding adenosylhomocysteinase: MIEEKLKYKVKDISLAAWGRKEIELAEAEMPGLMALREEYGKEKPLKGARIAGCLHMTIQTAVLIETLVELGAEVTWSSCNIFSTQDHAAAAIAAAGIPVYAWKGMNEEEFDWCIEQTLVFPDGQPLNMILDDGGDLTNMVFDRYPQYVDGIKGLSEETTTGVHRLIERERKGTLVLPAINVNDSVTKSKFDNKYGCKESLVDAIRRATDVMMAGKVAVVGGYGDVGKGSAASLRGAGARVIVTEIDPICALQAAMDGFEVKKMDDAVKEADIVVTATGNKDIVKGRHFELMKDKTIVCNIGHFDNEIDVAWLQKNAEKDEIKPQVDKYKLASGNDIILLAEGRLVNLGCATGHPSFVMSNSFTNQTLAQIELWTNTDNYENKVYTLPKHLDEKVARLHLLKIGVELDTLSEDQAEYIGVTVEGPYKSDAYRY, encoded by the coding sequence ATGATTGAGGAAAAATTAAAGTATAAGGTAAAAGATATTTCCCTAGCAGCATGGGGAAGAAAAGAAATAGAACTTGCCGAAGCTGAAATGCCTGGTTTAATGGCGTTAAGAGAAGAATATGGTAAAGAAAAGCCTTTGAAAGGTGCTCGTATCGCCGGTTGTTTACACATGACTATTCAGACTGCTGTTTTGATAGAAACATTAGTAGAATTAGGAGCTGAAGTGACTTGGTCTTCTTGTAATATATTCTCTACTCAAGATCATGCTGCTGCTGCTATAGCTGCTGCCGGTATTCCGGTGTATGCCTGGAAGGGAATGAATGAAGAGGAGTTTGATTGGTGTATAGAGCAAACTTTAGTTTTCCCTGATGGACAGCCACTTAATATGATCCTTGATGATGGTGGTGATCTTACCAATATGGTATTTGACAGATACCCTCAATATGTAGATGGAATAAAAGGACTTTCTGAAGAAACCACTACAGGAGTTCATAGATTAATAGAAAGAGAAAGAAAAGGAACCTTGGTGCTTCCTGCTATTAACGTAAATGACTCAGTAACTAAGTCAAAATTCGATAATAAGTACGGATGTAAGGAATCCTTAGTAGATGCTATAAGAAGAGCTACTGACGTGATGATGGCTGGTAAAGTAGCCGTAGTTGGTGGTTATGGAGATGTTGGTAAAGGGTCTGCTGCTTCGCTTAGAGGTGCTGGTGCCAGAGTGATTGTTACCGAGATAGATCCTATCTGTGCGCTGCAAGCTGCTATGGATGGTTTCGAGGTGAAGAAAATGGATGATGCCGTGAAAGAAGCTGATATTGTAGTAACAGCTACTGGCAACAAAGACATAGTGAAAGGTCGTCATTTCGAATTAATGAAAGATAAAACTATCGTTTGTAACATAGGCCACTTTGATAATGAGATTGATGTAGCATGGTTACAAAAAAATGCTGAAAAAGACGAGATCAAGCCTCAGGTTGATAAATATAAATTAGCTAGTGGAAATGATATCATATTATTGGCAGAAGGTAGACTTGTAAACCTTGGATGTGCTACTGGTCACCCTTCATTCGTAATGTCTAACTCATTTACTAACCAAACTCTTGCTCAGATAGAGCTTTGGACTAACACAGATAACTATGAGAACAAGGTATATACCTTGCCTAAACATCTGGATGAAAAAGTAGCTAGACTTCACTTATTGAAAATTGGAGTGGAATTAGATACACTTTCTGAAGATCAGGCTGAGTACATAGGAGTTACCGTAGAGGGGCCTTATAAGTCTGATGCATATAGATATTAA
- a CDS encoding sensor histidine kinase, with product MAKVTDMNSTALKLLVRIKNSDDVKIVAVSVLYFLSAQLGLLLSFTESKIIALWPPAGLALALLIIFKHKTWPAITIGSLIAQAMVFLFQGTPFSLSVVMSLVLISIGNTCEALFGYYLISKVIKERNPFFKTAHVFIFLFVAMVMCIIGSGIGTLGMWANQLLEVNQLITHFSSGWLSNVISVLIITPFIISWTGKFKLQIAWARAIEFLIFLGTLGAIVLTLKYSNFSDTIEQSLPFLIMPFLLWLAFRFNLQTTMSGILIVSFIAIFYTINNMGPFSLDTENNSRSMLQIFTGVVSISTLILYATVRERAHAQEEIKAFNERLEHKVQERTEELHEEIRMRKKSEEKIKISNSKLRKANIELDNFVYSVSHDLRAPIASVLGIVNLAQKDDDAAMMKKYLEMIADSAQRQDLFIQEILDLSRNSRLDVGRDEINFDTLITEIFDQLKYSAIDKSIVKEINISQKDSFISDKKRLKVIFNNLISNSIRYCRSIDPIIKIEILIDDATAKISVNDNGKGIAKKHMKKIFDMFYRATDEHAGSGLGLYIVRETIEKLRGNINISSTENEGTTVNLEIPNLTELSH from the coding sequence TTGGCAAAAGTAACTGACATGAACTCTACAGCACTAAAACTATTAGTCCGAATTAAGAACAGCGATGACGTAAAAATTGTGGCTGTTTCAGTTCTTTACTTTCTTTCCGCCCAGCTAGGCCTACTATTATCTTTCACAGAAAGTAAGATCATAGCCTTGTGGCCGCCCGCCGGCTTGGCTTTAGCCTTATTAATAATCTTCAAACATAAAACCTGGCCTGCTATTACCATTGGCTCTCTAATAGCTCAAGCCATGGTTTTCTTATTTCAAGGCACTCCATTTTCATTATCAGTAGTAATGTCTCTCGTGCTTATTTCTATAGGTAATACTTGCGAGGCTTTGTTTGGCTACTACCTGATAAGCAAGGTTATAAAAGAAAGAAATCCCTTTTTCAAGACGGCTCACGTATTCATTTTCCTGTTTGTAGCTATGGTTATGTGTATCATTGGCTCAGGTATAGGCACATTAGGCATGTGGGCCAACCAGCTATTAGAGGTAAACCAGCTCATTACCCACTTTTCCAGTGGCTGGCTTAGCAATGTAATCAGCGTGCTCATTATCACCCCCTTCATCATCAGCTGGACAGGTAAATTTAAACTTCAGATCGCCTGGGCCAGAGCCATTGAGTTTTTAATTTTCCTTGGCACCTTGGGTGCCATAGTACTCACGCTAAAGTATAGTAACTTCTCTGACACCATAGAGCAATCTCTTCCGTTTCTTATTATGCCCTTTCTATTATGGCTGGCTTTCCGGTTTAACTTACAAACCACCATGAGCGGCATACTCATAGTTTCTTTCATTGCCATATTTTATACTATTAACAACATGGGCCCATTTTCTCTAGACACTGAAAATAACTCCAGAAGTATGCTGCAAATATTTACAGGTGTAGTGAGCATCTCTACACTTATATTATACGCCACCGTGCGAGAAAGAGCTCATGCACAGGAAGAGATAAAAGCTTTTAACGAAAGGCTTGAACATAAAGTGCAAGAAAGAACTGAGGAGCTACATGAAGAAATAAGGATGAGAAAAAAGAGCGAAGAGAAAATTAAAATTTCTAACAGCAAACTTCGCAAAGCTAATATAGAATTAGACAATTTCGTTTACAGTGTGTCTCATGACCTGCGTGCTCCTATTGCCTCTGTACTAGGAATAGTAAATCTTGCTCAAAAAGATGACGATGCCGCCATGATGAAAAAATACCTGGAAATGATTGCTGACAGCGCCCAAAGACAGGATCTTTTCATTCAGGAAATTCTTGATCTCTCCAGAAACTCCAGGCTCGATGTAGGACGTGATGAAATTAATTTTGATACACTTATTACAGAAATTTTTGATCAGCTTAAATATAGTGCTATTGATAAAAGCATTGTAAAAGAGATAAACATATCTCAGAAAGACAGTTTCATTTCAGACAAAAAAAGATTAAAAGTCATTTTCAATAATCTGATTTCTAACTCAATACGGTACTGTAGAAGCATAGACCCCATCATAAAAATAGAAATCTTAATTGATGATGCTACCGCTAAAATCAGCGTTAATGATAATGGTAAAGGTATAGCCAAAAAGCATATGAAAAAGATATTTGATATGTTTTACAGAGCTACAGACGAACATGCCGGATCTGGTCTGGGGCTATATATTGTAAGGGAAACAATTGAAAAGCTGAGAGGCAACATCAATATCTCATCTACTGAAAATGAAGGCACCACAGTAAATCTGGAGATTCCTAATTTAACGGAATTATCTCACTAA
- a CDS encoding FtsX-like permease family protein, giving the protein MLSNYIKIAFRNLLRFKGYTLINFIGLSIGLTVGILIMLFAINETSFDQMHSKADRIYRTVTLTDDSSAEDGYAGMGWGVGHELRTKYPEVESVVYFKSAFSLNVFDQGKQYEHKLYFASNDFFNVFSFDVLEGDAGKALAKPNSVVITKEMKERYFGKAEALGKLVALSDSSEYEVTAVLDDLPANSHLQFDMLLSFTTYEQMNPYFTYSGGWGNLNVFNYVLLKPDVDVQKFKAKVRNIYLDNAGEMLQSFGASWYVGVEPLNDIYLRSNISNPFGPNGSWSQVVLVISIAVFIIILACINFINLTTARSVYRAKEVGLRKVVGSSRTSLFWQFLSESFFLTLLSFIVVVIILDIVLPYFNQLMGRSYSFSQLFSIQVIAAALILVIVVSFLAGFYPAIVLSGYKPISILSGKMQTSKRGVGLRKVLVVCQFVISSGLVLATLIVIDQLQFMKNQDLGFSKDQVLVLDLKRLDNAKSLQVLKNQLTGYTGVQSLAYTNALPGRPGWQGQVAIPEGFPDDKSVTTEYMAVDEDYINTLELNLLAGRNFDLSRVSDLDDGLIINEVSMKEMGWVEPEQAIGKKITSPSGYPKGTIIAVVKDYHGVGLQEKIWPKVMDYNPQAFSYLAIRLSTGNTGETISNIGNLWGDLFPDYTFDYYFLDQDFDRQYAHEERLISVLTLFTILTVVVAAIGLLGLISFMILSKSKEIGVRKVLGASSWSISKLLSKEFMILIIIANILVIPFVWYFGTQWLEQYAYHIELNLFIFPITILVTVCIAFLVVGVKTIRASLSNPVETLRAD; this is encoded by the coding sequence ATGCTTAGCAACTATATAAAAATTGCATTTAGAAATTTATTACGTTTTAAAGGGTATACCCTTATCAATTTTATAGGCCTTTCTATAGGCCTTACAGTAGGCATACTCATTATGCTTTTTGCTATTAATGAAACCTCTTTTGATCAGATGCATAGCAAGGCTGATCGGATTTACAGAACAGTAACACTTACTGATGATTCCAGCGCAGAAGATGGTTATGCTGGTATGGGCTGGGGAGTAGGTCATGAACTCAGAACTAAATACCCGGAAGTAGAAAGTGTAGTTTACTTTAAGAGTGCCTTTTCATTAAATGTATTTGATCAGGGTAAGCAATATGAGCATAAGCTATATTTCGCCAGTAATGATTTTTTTAATGTGTTTTCTTTTGATGTGCTAGAAGGTGATGCTGGTAAAGCTTTGGCTAAGCCAAATTCTGTAGTGATCACCAAAGAAATGAAAGAGAGGTATTTCGGTAAAGCAGAAGCCTTGGGAAAACTAGTTGCTTTAAGTGACTCCTCTGAGTATGAGGTAACTGCCGTGCTGGATGATCTTCCAGCTAATTCTCACCTTCAGTTTGATATGCTGCTATCTTTTACTACATACGAGCAGATGAATCCTTATTTCACTTACAGTGGAGGCTGGGGAAATTTAAATGTGTTTAATTATGTGCTGCTGAAGCCTGATGTTGATGTACAGAAATTTAAGGCTAAAGTGAGGAATATTTATCTTGATAATGCAGGTGAAATGCTTCAGTCTTTTGGTGCTTCATGGTATGTGGGTGTGGAGCCATTGAATGATATTTACCTAAGGTCAAATATATCTAATCCTTTCGGGCCAAATGGCTCATGGAGTCAGGTGGTTTTGGTTATTTCTATAGCTGTATTTATCATCATTCTGGCGTGTATCAATTTTATAAATCTTACTACCGCGCGTTCTGTATACAGAGCTAAAGAAGTGGGGCTGCGTAAGGTGGTGGGCTCCTCCAGAACTTCATTATTCTGGCAATTTTTGAGCGAATCATTCTTCCTTACATTACTGTCTTTCATAGTGGTGGTGATAATATTAGATATTGTATTGCCTTATTTTAATCAACTTATGGGTAGGTCTTATAGCTTCAGTCAGCTATTTTCTATTCAAGTGATTGCCGCTGCTCTTATATTGGTAATAGTAGTATCCTTTTTAGCAGGGTTTTATCCGGCTATTGTGTTATCTGGTTATAAGCCTATTTCTATTTTAAGCGGGAAAATGCAGACTTCTAAGAGAGGAGTTGGGCTTAGAAAGGTATTGGTGGTGTGTCAGTTTGTGATCTCTTCAGGCTTAGTGCTTGCCACTCTAATTGTTATTGATCAGTTACAGTTTATGAAAAATCAGGACTTGGGCTTTTCTAAAGATCAGGTGCTGGTGTTAGATTTAAAAAGGTTAGATAATGCTAAGAGCTTACAAGTTTTAAAAAATCAGTTGACAGGATATACTGGTGTGCAGTCCCTGGCTTATACTAATGCCTTACCAGGTAGGCCGGGTTGGCAAGGTCAAGTGGCCATTCCTGAAGGGTTTCCTGATGATAAAAGTGTTACTACCGAATATATGGCGGTCGATGAAGATTATATCAACACGCTTGAGCTCAATTTATTAGCAGGAAGAAATTTTGATTTGAGCCGGGTGTCAGATCTTGATGATGGTCTTATCATCAATGAAGTTTCAATGAAGGAGATGGGCTGGGTAGAGCCGGAGCAAGCCATAGGTAAAAAAATCACCTCTCCTTCAGGTTATCCGAAAGGAACAATAATAGCCGTAGTTAAAGATTATCATGGAGTAGGGCTGCAGGAGAAAATTTGGCCTAAAGTAATGGATTATAATCCGCAGGCATTTTCTTACCTGGCTATTAGGTTATCAACCGGAAATACAGGAGAAACTATTAGCAATATAGGGAATTTGTGGGGAGACTTATTCCCTGATTATACATTTGATTATTATTTCCTTGATCAGGATTTTGATCGTCAATACGCGCATGAAGAGCGACTCATAAGTGTGCTTACCCTCTTTACCATACTTACTGTGGTAGTGGCTGCCATTGGTTTGTTAGGATTAATATCTTTTATGATTCTCTCTAAATCTAAAGAGATAGGCGTAAGAAAGGTGTTGGGAGCCAGCAGTTGGAGTATTTCCAAATTACTATCTAAAGAGTTTATGATACTCATTATTATAGCCAATATATTGGTGATACCTTTTGTGTGGTATTTTGGAACGCAGTGGTTGGAGCAGTATGCTTATCATATAGAATTGAACTTGTTTATTTTCCCTATAACTATACTTGTTACTGTGTGTATAGCTTTTTTGGTGGTTGGGGTCAAAACCATCAGAGCTTCTCTTTCTAACCCGGTAGAAACTCTACGGGCCGATTAA